One genomic region from Cyanobium usitatum str. Tous encodes:
- a CDS encoding RodZ domain-containing protein, producing MIRSPQAAPVPNASTTIQLQARGGESWVLVEDLKGRQVFDAILQPGAPKRFPLAQGLRLRSGRPDLLFVAVGDAVPKPLGDVGDLDWVEIRP from the coding sequence TTGATTCGCTCCCCTCAGGCAGCTCCAGTGCCAAACGCGTCTACCACGATTCAGTTGCAGGCTCGAGGAGGTGAGAGCTGGGTGTTAGTGGAAGATCTCAAGGGGCGCCAAGTCTTTGATGCAATCCTCCAGCCAGGAGCGCCCAAGCGGTTTCCGCTGGCTCAGGGGTTGCGGCTGCGCTCCGGCCGCCCCGATCTGCTTTTCGTTGCTGTAGGTGATGCGGTGCCTAAGCCCCTAGGCGACGTTGGCGATCTCGATTGGGTGGAGATTCGCCCTTGA
- a CDS encoding pentapeptide repeat-containing protein, whose product MIKLLDSRSCRNCKLQDSDLVHANLRDADLRGAQLQRANLGQAKLDGARLNGADLSFTSLTGASLRGADLRGARISGTDLRQADLSGALLDPGALSRSHWQQAKGVNQEQLSFVELHNAGVEASMQGRHSEAEGYFNAAIRREPAAAITWVARGITRGQQGQVEMAAKDFNYAANLYEQGGDTSQAQQLRAAVKQMGQGDQQASGNGFGSQVLNGLVSTFGALAPLAVKAAGMGMGMGF is encoded by the coding sequence TTGATCAAGCTGCTGGATAGCCGTAGCTGCCGTAATTGCAAGCTGCAGGATTCTGATCTAGTTCACGCCAACCTGCGTGATGCGGACCTTAGGGGCGCCCAGTTGCAGCGAGCCAATCTTGGCCAAGCAAAGCTAGATGGGGCGCGCCTTAACGGCGCAGACCTTAGTTTCACCAGCCTTACGGGTGCCTCACTGCGGGGCGCCGATCTGCGCGGAGCACGAATAAGTGGCACCGATTTACGCCAGGCTGATCTGAGTGGAGCCCTGCTAGACCCAGGAGCCCTGTCGCGAAGCCACTGGCAACAGGCAAAGGGGGTGAATCAAGAGCAGCTGAGCTTTGTGGAACTCCATAACGCCGGGGTGGAGGCTTCGATGCAGGGACGCCATAGCGAAGCGGAGGGTTATTTCAATGCCGCCATTCGGCGCGAACCAGCCGCTGCAATCACCTGGGTAGCCCGAGGGATCACGAGGGGGCAACAGGGACAGGTTGAAATGGCGGCCAAGGACTTCAACTACGCCGCCAACCTGTATGAACAGGGCGGTGACACCAGCCAGGCCCAACAGCTGCGAGCAGCCGTAAAGCAGATGGGCCAAGGGGATCAGCAGGCAAGCGGAAATGGCTTCGGCAGCCAGGTGCTGAATGGACTGGTCTCAACCTTCGGAGCACTGGCGCCACTGGCGGTCAAGGCAGCAGGCATGGGCATGGGGATGGGATTCTGA